A DNA window from Actinokineospora baliensis contains the following coding sequences:
- the scpB gene encoding SMC-Scp complex subunit ScpB codes for MADDKTPTDSELGVVVISDTPVHPAVEHPVGEEPLGGGAGAEEPAAVDHVIVDSAEAGQAGADPAVVRDHPEAEGDQGDQGATGAEGEPDADLVQTGAGFPDLTEDADFEAALEALLLVVDSPAEEELLATATEQPVRRVREALRRIAGRYTEAGSGIDLRRVGEGWRLFTRDRFAPVVEKLLLDGQRAKLTRAALETLAVIAYRQPVTRSRVAAVRGVNVDGVIRTLVVRGLIEETGTDPETGGILYRTTELFLERLGLSSLEDLPPIAPLLPEVDAIDDVN; via the coding sequence ATGGCTGACGACAAGACCCCGACCGACTCCGAGCTGGGAGTTGTGGTCATATCCGACACCCCGGTGCACCCGGCGGTCGAGCACCCTGTGGGGGAGGAGCCGCTCGGGGGTGGGGCAGGAGCCGAGGAGCCCGCGGCTGTTGATCATGTGATCGTGGACTCAGCGGAGGCCGGGCAGGCCGGGGCTGATCCGGCTGTCGTGCGGGACCACCCCGAGGCGGAAGGCGACCAGGGCGACCAAGGCGCGACAGGCGCTGAGGGGGAGCCTGACGCTGATCTGGTGCAGACCGGGGCGGGGTTTCCCGATCTGACCGAGGACGCGGACTTCGAGGCCGCGTTGGAAGCGTTGTTGCTGGTCGTGGACTCCCCGGCGGAAGAGGAGTTGCTGGCCACCGCGACCGAGCAGCCGGTTCGGCGGGTGCGGGAGGCGCTGCGGCGGATCGCGGGGCGCTACACCGAGGCGGGCAGCGGGATCGACCTGCGCCGGGTCGGTGAGGGGTGGCGCTTGTTCACCAGGGACCGGTTCGCGCCCGTGGTGGAGAAGCTGTTGCTCGACGGGCAGCGGGCGAAGCTCACCAGGGCCGCTTTGGAGACATTGGCGGTCATCGCCTACCGTCAGCCGGTGACCCGGTCCCGGGTCGCCGCGGTGCGCGGGGTCAACGTCGACGGTGTCATCCGCACGCTGGTGGTGCGCGGGCTGATCGAGGAGACCGGGACCGATCCCGAGACGGGTGGGATCCTGTACCGCACGACCGAGTTGTTCCTGGAGCGGTTGGGCTTGTCCTCGCTGGAGGACCTGCCGCCCATCGCCCCGTTGCTGCCAGAAGTGGATGCGATCGACGATGTCAACTAG
- a CDS encoding pseudouridine synthase, whose translation MSTSQDGVRLQKVLSSAGVASRRAAEDLIDQGRVSVDGEVVREQGMRVDPDQVVIHVDGVRVVVREDRVYLALNKPRGVHSTMEDDRGRPCVGDYLRGRADKLFHVGRLDAETEGLLLFTNDGDLAHRLMHPSFEVLKTYLAEVPGPVARDVGRRLREGVVLDDGPARVDSFRMVDSYAGKALVELVLHEGRKHIVRRMLEEVGHPVLKLVRTQIGEVRLGNQRPGSMRALNRTEVGALYSAVDL comes from the coding sequence ATGTCAACTAGCCAGGACGGTGTCCGGCTGCAGAAGGTCCTCTCCAGTGCCGGGGTGGCCTCGCGCCGGGCCGCCGAGGACCTCATCGACCAGGGCCGGGTGAGTGTCGACGGCGAGGTCGTGCGCGAGCAGGGCATGCGGGTGGACCCCGACCAGGTCGTCATCCACGTCGACGGGGTGCGGGTGGTGGTCCGCGAGGACCGGGTCTACCTCGCGCTGAACAAGCCGCGCGGGGTGCACAGCACCATGGAGGACGACCGCGGTCGCCCCTGCGTCGGCGACTACCTGCGCGGCCGCGCCGACAAGCTGTTCCACGTGGGGCGGCTCGACGCCGAGACCGAGGGCCTGCTGCTGTTCACCAACGACGGCGACCTCGCGCACCGGCTCATGCACCCCTCCTTCGAGGTGCTCAAGACCTACCTCGCCGAGGTGCCCGGCCCGGTCGCCCGCGACGTGGGCAGGCGGCTGCGTGAGGGCGTCGTGCTCGACGACGGTCCCGCGCGGGTCGACTCGTTCCGGATGGTCGACAGCTACGCGGGCAAGGCGCTGGTCGAGTTGGTGCTGCACGAGGGGCGCAAGCACATCGTGCGGCGGATGCTCGAGGAGGTCGGCCACCCGGTGCTCAAGCTGGTGCGCACCCAGATCGGCGAGGTCCGGCTGGGCAACCAGCGGCCGGGGTCGATGCGGGCGCTCAACCGCACCGAGGTCGGCGCCCTCTACTCCGCCGTGGACCTCTGA
- a CDS encoding DUF1015 family protein, with protein sequence MTEWVRPITRGWLVRAEVPGPDVDEFADADRVVAALARPGTGGSLLAVQHPHRTPAALAAGRGLLDVLAEARRTLRDLERTAYRPVVDVIAPYRVDGPDGSATGVLCMVDPAAVGADGVSWVRHSEQVYPDVVAERAAVLTGLGCATSAALLIPVTDGELLTDTVDQAIAAAGAPAVSTVDSAGRRHRVWLLGPGPIRDAVLSVVAARPLMVADGNHRVAAAAAADLGGLLALVTAGPGLRIGAYHRVLTGTGLDADALATAWRSVGVEVREVPAADPPAHPGSVVVESHGRFLCLDLPPSTALDHAQVEQLLLHDALRLDPEGPHVRPLPEGRTPDVEVDAVLRLAPVPLAQVLAVHAAGGRMPRKSTYFTPKPRSGLLLADLDR encoded by the coding sequence ATGACCGAGTGGGTTCGCCCGATCACACGGGGGTGGCTGGTCCGGGCCGAGGTGCCGGGACCGGACGTCGACGAGTTCGCTGACGCCGACCGGGTGGTGGCGGCGCTGGCGCGGCCGGGGACCGGTGGGTCCCTGCTGGCCGTGCAGCACCCGCACCGCACACCGGCCGCGCTGGCCGCCGGGCGCGGGCTGCTCGACGTGCTCGCCGAGGCGAGGCGGACGTTGCGGGACCTGGAGCGCACCGCGTACCGGCCGGTCGTCGACGTGATCGCGCCCTACCGGGTGGACGGTCCGGACGGGTCGGCGACCGGGGTGCTGTGCATGGTGGACCCCGCCGCGGTCGGCGCCGACGGCGTGTCCTGGGTGCGCCACAGCGAACAGGTCTACCCGGACGTCGTCGCCGAGCGGGCCGCCGTCCTCACCGGACTCGGCTGCGCCACCAGCGCCGCCCTGCTGATCCCGGTCACCGACGGGGAGTTGCTCACCGACACCGTCGACCAGGCGATCGCCGCGGCCGGGGCGCCCGCCGTCTCCACAGTGGACTCAGCCGGGCGGCGGCACCGGGTGTGGCTGCTCGGGCCGGGTCCCATCCGCGACGCCGTGCTGTCGGTGGTGGCCGCGCGGCCGTTGATGGTCGCCGACGGCAACCACCGGGTCGCCGCCGCGGCCGCGGCCGATCTGGGTGGGCTGCTCGCGTTGGTCACCGCCGGTCCCGGCTTGCGCATCGGCGCTTACCACCGCGTCCTCACAGGTACCGGGCTCGACGCGGACGCGTTGGCCACCGCCTGGCGCTCGGTCGGTGTGGAGGTTCGCGAGGTGCCCGCGGCGGACCCGCCCGCGCACCCCGGTTCGGTGGTCGTCGAGTCGCACGGCCGGTTCCTGTGCCTGGACCTTCCACCGTCCACAGCGCTCGACCACGCCCAGGTCGAACAGCTCCTGCTGCACGACGCGCTGCGCCTGGACCCGGAAGGACCGCACGTGCGGCCGCTGCCGGAAGGGCGCACCCCGGACGTCGAGGTCGACGCGGTGCTGCGGTTGGCGCCCGTCCCGCTCGCGCAGGTGCTCGCCGTGCACGCCGCCGGTGGGCGGATGCCGCGCAAGAGCACCTACTTCACGCCGAAACCGCGCAGCGGCCTGCTGCTGGCCGACCTGGACCGCTAG